The genomic window tatacagctggagctatggatccctccctgtgtgctcccaggctggtggttgagaccctgggagctctggttggttggtattgttgctctccccaggGGGACAcgaaccctttcagctccttcaatcttctaactcctccattgggaaccattgatcagttcaatggttagctgtgagcatctgcctctgtatatgtcagactctggcagacctctaaggagagagctatatcaggctcctgtcagcatgcacttcctgacttccatatcagcatctacctttgttgactgcacatgggatgaatacccaggtggaatggtctccagatggccactccttcagtttctgtcccacactttgtctccatatttgcttccttgagtattttgatacttcttctaagaaggaccgaaacacccacacttggtcttccttcttcatgagcttcatgtggtctgtgagttgaatctttggtatttcaagcttctgggctaatattcaattatcagtgagtgaataccatgtgtgttcttttgtgattgggttacctcactcaggatgataatttctagctccatccaattcattgttttttaatagctgagtaatactccattgactccagacaacaaaataaccctattaaaaatggggtacagagctaaacaaaaaattctcaactgaggaaactcgaatggccgagaagcacctaaagaaatgttcagcatccttagttatcagggaaatgcaaatcaaaacaaccctgagattccacctcacaccagtcagaatgactaataTTAAAAACgtaagtgatagtagatgctggcgaggatgtgaagaaagaggaacacttctccattgttggtgggattgcaagctggtgcaaccactctggaaatcaatctggcggtttctcagaaaattggaaatagcattacctgaggacccagctataccactcctgggcatataccagaagatgctccaacatataacaaggacatatgctccactatgttcatagcagcgttatttataatagccagaagctggaaagaacccaactgttggacatttctttagccTAATGACAGGGTAACTGTCAAAGCATCGGGGTTTAATTAGCAATTGAACCTGTCCAGTAGCAGTCTGAATCTTCAGTATTGATTTTCAGTTATAGGACTGGATTATGTTTTCATATCTCCACTAAAATCCTTTTTACTTACATTTAACTTTTCCTTTAAGTCCTCAAGAGTTAGTTTGATACCCATTGTGCATGATTGTAATGTGTATTCAAGGTTAGTGATGCCCTCAAGATGATCTTATGGAAGTAGTACTGTTGTCATTTAGGGCTATTTGCTCTAGGATGATATTGCTGTGTGTTGTGGGATGTTCGCTAACACTCCATGTGTGTGTTCACTAGATTCTAATAATGCTTCCTCTTAGTTGTGACAACACAAATATGTCCAGAGACTATGTTCTCTTTTGTGAAGGAATACCACTCTAGGTTGACAGCCAATAGACTACAGATAGGCCCTTGCTACTCATGGTAACCATTTGTGCTAGAGTTACCCAGTCTTGAGGTAACAGACTCGtggatatggatatatatatataaaatatttggtaTCCTGGAGGAAAAAAGTCAATTATTTTTTCTAGTGATGAAGACTATCAGTAAAATTTATTCCCATCTGAATCTCACACCTCTCCTAAatgtatcttttgtttgtttgtttgtttgttttgttttgttttgcattgtctcagataggatctcactttgtagctgtgGTTGACCTGGAAGTTGGTATggagatcagactggccttgaactcagaaatctgaagGCATACACCACCGTGCCTGGCCAACACATTCTCATGCAGAAATCCTTTCTGACCTTTGAAAGtgaccatgtgtgtgtgggggggcgggggggggactGAAGACAAGCTGCTTGAAGGGTGGCATGAGCTATCCCTGAAGAGGACAGACATTTGACTGCTCTATTAAAAAGGAAgctatctttttataaattacTCAGAAATTGGTAGGAAGAGGGGGTATGCCGGAAGTCACCAAgctaaagcagaaacaaaaggacCTCCTTCAAGTTAAGTAGTGAGTGGTCAAACAGTAGTTTAACTGTTCCTGTTTGCAGACACAGGAAACAGTGTCCCCCTGCTACATGCAGCACAGCCCCAGGGCAGCACAGCCATAGCCTTCCAAATAGGTCTGTGCTCCTGATGTGTGGAATGTCAACAAGGGGTGTTAATGGCCAGACTTGCTTGGTGTGTTGTTTTATTTAGCACTGTTAAAGAGTACACAATAAATGCCTTGAGAACTCAAATctaacaaaatatatttctttcataGGAAAACTCAAGGACAAGGAAAATACATGAGTATACTGATATTTTCAGTGAAATGCAGAGTCTTCGACAGACACCCAGCTATACAAGTTTCCAAGGTTCATATTGTAAGCCCTATCTGGACTGCACCAGTAGAGATCCAATCAGGAAGCCAAGATCCCTGCCTCAGTACAGATACACGCCCACAGGGAATCTGGGAGTTACAGACTTGGAAAGTTCTCCAAGGTTTTGGCCTACAGGTTTTCAGTTGAGTCTGAGTGAAGAGACAAAGGCAGACGTGTATTACTATGGATTCACTATAATCTGCCTGGTGATATTAGTATTTCTAGCTTTGTATTTTCTCTGAAGTCATCAAATAaattggtttttgcttttgtttttatttttaaacaatttttaaacattCCATCTCTTCACAGGTAGGTTCCATTCAGGGTTTTCTCACAGACATTTTCAAGGTAATTggctttaaaagagaaagagagagaatatattttaaaaaaaatttgggcATAGtcttaagaattaaaatagtattttaatttactattggtttttcttagaaaattatttctccacagaatttcaaaatattttcttaagatCACCACGAAATTTAGAAGGCATAAATCTTTTTGATCAAAGATACTTTGAAAGTTAAGGTATGTTCAAAGATAATACATCTCATAAGAAACTATCATAATTTGATTAAATAAAGAACAACACATTTAAAAGCCATTAGGTAACCTAACTACATATCCACCTTCTGTAACACATTCCCCAGAGCCAggttcattttataaaacatgtgaGTGGCATTTCGTATGTCATGACCACTGACTTACCTTACTACAGTAGGGACATTCACCAAAGAAGAGGTTAAAACTCTGTCTGCTGGTGCTCAGCCCTCTCAGCCACTGCACAGAAGAAAGTGCGGGTCATGTTAGTAGACACATCCCATCCAGATGGACTTTGACTAACTTGGTTTTATAAAAGGGAAATTATTTCTGAGCCCATGTCCAGTTACTATTATATTGAATACATGAAAAATCACTATTAAAATTTGGAATATAAACTTTTGATGTATAAGCAAATTATGGACCCTTTAAGACTTGGCTGGCAAGTATACACTTTACatgtaaaagaaacacacacagagactcatatAAGTCCACTACCTAAACCAACTAATCACATATCAACAATTTCTCTGTGAAAGTATATTTGGATTTTGAGATTCTGATCTTAATTCAACAGTGGGTTACTTTTCACTGTACTGACTATGAGgcaatccattttttaaaattaaaatgaatattcagTATTGCAATAGAAAGTCCACATTCCAGTATAGTTTCCCAAGGAGACGTGGTATTTTTGTGATTGTCTAAGGTAAGATAACTGTCCCTAGGTTTCCTACTAAGAAAGGATAAACAGCACCCACTACTATCCATATCTCAGGAGGGAAAGACGGAAACTTTTTGGCATTTTCCTACTATAAGATGCTTTGCACAGAAACACTCAATCATACAAGCTGTGCCCTAACAGGACTGCTACAGGAACTGACTGAGAGATGAAAACACAATTCATGTAGAAAAGAGATGCTCAGGTCAAAAGAACCTTTGAGCATTCCAAagagaattattttattcattctatGTGTATATGCAGCCTGTACAGTAGCACAGGCTACCTACTCACTAAGTGCCTTACCCCATCCTTGCCTTCCTCACCTGGCAGGTCTACAGAACTTATAGAGTGGTAGCAGACATTTAAGGAGACTTtagttatatacatttattatttgtcaATATGCTATTCATGGGTATATTCtagattatttttctccttgGGATTTTTGGCAGACTCAATAGTTTATGAGATGAAGAAATGAAGCCTGTGAATGTGTGAAATTAACTAGTAAAAGTAGTTTGTGGCAAACCAGAGGACTACTTTAGTAAACAGattattttaatactttgttTCCTGTGTAGAGAATTACTAGTTTTACCTCATACAAGCATATTTGATGGAAAGGCTGTCCACACTGGGGATTATTACACACTTGATCAGGAATGGCACCGTTCAGGTGACGGGCATAACAGATTCCACAGTCCATGCTAAAGGCCTTCAAAAGAAAAGTGTTTGTGCTTAATGTGGATATGGAAGATTAAGAAGAATGAATATGATATAAACAATATTTGTTTCTATATCTGTGTTTTAAGTATGCTTGTGCACAGGGGAACATACAAGCAGGGATAACATCTAGTCTCTTCACAGTATTCCCACTGCACTTAAATATACACAGATTTCATTTCTGGCTGGCAAGATTTTTATGTTTTAGCCATTTTTCCATATACATAATCATTCTTGTGTCTACCCAAAGACAGATCTGACATGAGCTAGTGAACACCAAGTCACACAATTCTGCAGCAAAGGGAACAAGAAAGTCATCTCTATCACTTAGTATTAACAGCAGTGGCTcactccaaagcccaccccacctTCGTTATCTCTACAGTATCAATGGTACTGCTCACTTCTAAAAAATTATTGCTGTCCTTCATAAACTTACAGCAAACTAATTAAAACTGTACTGTAGTCATCCATAGCAGACAGTAGAAAACCCAAACATCTCATTAGTGTCTCTTTTCTTTGTAGTTTAATAAGTGTATCTGTCATTAACCACTTCCCTGCTGAAGATCATGAATAAAGCTCCTGTTTGAGCACCTAGCTAACGGAGAGTTGACAAGTCCACTGATGCCAGTGGCACTTGTAACTAAGAGCTCTGTGGTGCAACATTCTtctaacttcttttctttttcagccttGTTTTCCTGGGAGaagcatttaaattttattattaacataAGGTAGACTATTGAAGCAATAATTAAACTTACAGAGTCTTCCAAGATAGTACGAGCTGGAAAATCAATTTCTAAAACATCTTTCAAATTTTGTAACAGACTATTTTCTGGATccctaaaagcaaacaaacaaacaaacaagtctatAAAGTTTGTTAATCCAATGGACAGTGCCAGTCATACTGCCAAGGTACCTACCATAAATGAATGTTACCACTCAGCTTGATTCCTAGGGGTTTTGTCACTgtggatattaaaaataaaaggttttaatAATTTAGGCTTCATTGCTTTTGTCTTGTATCAACCACTGCCACAGCATTGGGTTAGCTTTGGCTTAAAATCTCAATTCTCTCTTTTGTAAGAAAGTATACAGTTcgaaatgaaaaatgtatttaaaataattataatattattattttttaggcTATTTAATAATGTTGGACAGGATTTTATGAACCTGTTCCAGATCTGTAACCTTAAGATGACATACCATGGTCGGCTCCAAGAAAGCAAAACTCAGGAAGCATAGTAGGGTGCCTGGGGTCTACCTCTATGTTTATGGAAACATTATTCCCTGAAATAAAAGAATAAGGCTTTTAGATGTGGCCTTCAGATTGTCAAGCAAGTCAATACAAATCCATGCATGCTAATTTGGGCACCTATTTTAtctcaagaaaaacaagcaaattaTTTTTAGGGTTGTGTAGAAGTAAATATCATTGTTTAGCACTGAGATGTATTTTTGAAATTGTGACTATTATTAAAGATTTGGGGACTTCAAGTTTCAAAAGACACGACCAAGATTTATATGATTAATTTAAATTGGTATGTTGCTAATTATGTTCCagtaacatttaataaaaaatttcagtGAAATTATAAAGGCTTTAATATATAGAAATCATACTTTAAGGAATAAGCTAAATTACTTTTCATAACCTTTATTACGAGCTTAGTATTTCATATAATTGTGGTCAAATGTAAAAAAATCTAGTATAACAACTGGTAAAAATTGATACATCTAAGAAAACTTATATAAAAACTTTGTATTTGTGCTTTTTGAAAGATTACAAGTGTTTAGTTCACATTAAGCAGATGTTTGTCTTATTTAATACCTCAAAGGAACTTTCTGAAGCTAAGAAAAATGACTGTACTTAGCACTAGATTCTTTTACCAGCTTCACTGTATTGGATATGTGCAAATTCCACAAGGATAGTTGGCGAGGTTATGGAGTGTAGTTATGATCAATTTCAGCTCATGTTTATATCAAGAGTGATATGATAAATTCTATAAGTTTTGTGCTAAATCTGGCAAAACATCGTCAAAGTAAAAAAGAACTATGTGGTATAGACAttcaataagaaaaattaaacttgCCTACTTTCATTTATCAGTACAGAGCACATGCTTCCCATTCATCTCAGGCACTGTCGTCTGCCACAGACCAGGAAGTGCTGCTGCCTAGGCAGTGGCTGTAGGAACACATCTCCCCACTCTAGGGTGGCCCTACAGCACATCACTGCTTGAGACAGGAAGAGGAGCTAAAAGTAAATGCAGAACGTGTCTACAGCTTGGCTGTTCCAGCTGAACTTTAAGGATACTGGTAGAAAACGTAGTTcaagaataattattttaatggaGCAACGATGATAATAAATCATgacatttctctaaagaaaatgttttcagtcTCAGCATCTACTTGTTGACAAATACACTATAATTGGTTAATTATTCCAAGTTAAATATTAGTAGACGTTCTCAAACTGGAATGTAACATGTTGCTTGGAAAGTGCTGGGGTAATTCATCTCGCCAGTTCCGCCAGGTATCATGCTGAATAGAAAGTCCAGAAGCTAAGCCACTACTGACTTCAGAATGATTCCCATCATTGTTTCAAAATGTTTATTGAAATTCATCCTCTACAGTAGCTTTTAACAagaccacagaaagaaaaaaagaggaaaatattaaatggagACTCTAAGTAGCTATTACCATCATGTGGtgagaaatatataaaaacataaaaatttagataaaaatCCAAAATTTATAAGAAGGTTAAATGCTACCACAGGCTCAGCTTTGATTGCTCATGAAGAAGATAACCATCTGTCAGAGATTAGGGCACTGTAGCAACACTACAGCCATGCTTGTTCTTCAGCCACTTCTACGTATTAGAAAGTAGGTGTTCAGCACATACGTGGGCTCACATGGTGCCGTATGTCTCAGTGGCATGACCCAACTCAGTGTCCTCCCTCTCAATATTCCATCAGAGAGGACTGCCAGATCTTCGCTCCCACAAAAGATGAAGGCTTTGTAATTTCTAACCCGGGCTTCCACTCTAAGTAGCATTCATTTGGAATTACCTGCAACATGATTTCTGTGCAAAATTAACACTAATTAACCACTGTCTGAATGTGGCTTCCATTGGATGGTCACCTTTCATAACCAAACACCTCAGCACTTCCCATCTAAAACATTTACATTAACCATGTAGTAATACATTCCCAGGAGTTTCAATAGCTGCATCCATACAAAGaaattttattgaagattttaaatgccattttcaaatttatttttgcaaatAACAGAATAAAATCAGACACCTGCAAAAAGTCTCATCTTTCTTCCCTACCTAATGCAATCCTGCGTGCTGTCGCACTCCGGGAAGGTTTCTCTGGTTCCAGCACCCAGGTCTTCTCATCAATTTCATCCATAACATCCCAGAACGCCTTCAGCGTCTCTAATGCCACCAAGAACTGATTATAAACATTTACCAAGGAGCTCTGTGAAAAGATGGAAGATAGGAAGTTAATATGCTCTTCATCCAGCAAATCAGTTTCTACTCAAAACACTGCTCTCAGGCCGCAGAAGCTGCATCACTCCCGAGAGTGTGGACTCTGACAGGCACCAGGGCTCTGCTGCAGGTTTCCTTCCTTCCGTGCAGAGCGTTAGCACAGGCTTTGTCACTAGGCTGCATTATCAAGAATGCTCTTCATTATGTATAGAAACAGAAATCAcataaagtgatatatatatacgtatatatataatatatagagatGCCTATGAATAAAATTGTTGATATTATATCTAATGCATTGACATATACCTATAATGTTAATACAAATTACATTTTTGCtctacaaaatgaaattaaatacagTGATATTCATAATTGGACTAGATAGATTAAC from Arvicanthis niloticus isolate mArvNil1 chromosome 7, mArvNil1.pat.X, whole genome shotgun sequence includes these protein-coding regions:
- the Fancl gene encoding E3 ubiquitin-protein ligase FANCL; the protein is MADTEANLLRHFPLLLPQNREKTVYEGFISAQGSDFHLRIVLPKDLQLRKARLLCSWQLKNILNEYHQVVQQRMKHSPDLMSFMMELKMILEVALKNKQELCVQPPSCSFCKDLLTELGAVGWDKLAYVDSSFSTIKLKADDASGRKHLITVKLKAKYPVEPPDCIVDFPVPFSVSWTPQSSLVNVYNQFLVALETLKAFWDVMDEIDEKTWVLEPEKPSRSATARRIALGNNVSINIEVDPRHPTMLPEFCFLGADHVTKPLGIKLSGNIHLWDPENSLLQNLKDVLEIDFPARTILEDSAFSMDCGICYARHLNGAIPDQVCNNPQCGQPFHQICLYEWLRGLSTSRQSFNLFFGECPYCSKPITLKMSVRKP